Proteins from a genomic interval of Pantoea deleyi:
- the ltaE gene encoding low-specificity L-threonine aldolase, with translation MIDLRSDTVTRPSAAMLSAMMSAETGDDVYRDDPTVNALEAEAARLSGKAAALFFPTGTQANLVALLSHCERGDEYIVGQQAHNYKYEAGGAAVLGSIQPQPVLAAEDGTLPLDVVAAAIKPDDIHFARTRLLSLENTHHGRVLPLDYLEQAWAFTRQHQLALHIDGARIFNAVVAQQTTLAAIARYCDSLTICLSKGLGTPVGSLLCGDTALIARARRWRKMTGGGMRQAGILAAAGLYALEHNVARLQEDHDNAAWLGAQLQALGVSIIDQQTNMLFVAVPEDQVTALGEWMKAHGVLISVGPRTRLVTHLDADRAALAQVVAHWKAFLQQR, from the coding sequence GTGATCGATTTACGCAGTGATACCGTGACCCGGCCCAGCGCCGCCATGTTAAGCGCGATGATGTCTGCCGAAACCGGGGATGACGTCTATCGTGATGATCCCACCGTGAATGCGCTGGAGGCGGAAGCGGCGCGGCTCAGCGGCAAAGCCGCGGCGCTGTTTTTCCCGACCGGCACCCAGGCCAACCTGGTGGCGCTGCTGAGTCACTGTGAACGTGGCGATGAATATATCGTGGGCCAGCAGGCGCACAACTACAAATATGAGGCGGGCGGTGCGGCGGTACTGGGCAGCATTCAGCCACAGCCTGTTCTGGCCGCGGAGGATGGCACGCTGCCGCTCGACGTGGTGGCGGCCGCCATCAAGCCGGACGATATTCACTTCGCCCGCACCCGTCTGCTGAGCCTGGAGAACACCCATCACGGCAGGGTTCTGCCGCTGGACTATCTGGAGCAGGCCTGGGCCTTTACCCGCCAGCATCAGCTGGCGTTGCACATCGATGGCGCCCGCATTTTCAACGCGGTGGTCGCCCAGCAGACCACGCTGGCGGCGATCGCGCGCTATTGCGACAGCCTGACCATCTGTCTCTCCAAGGGTCTCGGCACGCCGGTAGGCTCCCTGCTGTGTGGCGACACGGCGTTGATCGCGCGCGCCCGTCGCTGGCGCAAAATGACCGGCGGCGGCATGCGGCAGGCCGGTATCCTGGCGGCGGCCGGTCTCTATGCGCTAGAGCACAACGTGGCGCGCCTGCAGGAGGATCATGACAACGCCGCCTGGCTGGGCGCGCAGTTACAGGCGCTGGGCGTCAGCATTATCGATCAGCAGACCAACATGCTGTTTGTGGCGGTGCCGGAAGATCAGGTCACCGCCCTGGGGGAGTGGATGAAGGCGCACGGCGTATTGATCAGTGTCGGGCCCCGTACCCGGCTGGTCACCCATCTGGATGCAGACCGGGCGGCGCTGGCACAGGTTGTCGCGCACTGGAAAGCCTTCCTGCAACAGCGCTAA
- a CDS encoding lipoprotein → MRNNAFALLLPAALLLSACTTVEPVTKDNGPRTAPCIEGGPDQVAQQFYDLRIAQPVQGLPDSNTLAKYRPYLSDALYHSLQTASSSTADAQWRNGDLFSSLSQGPTAASVADASTIPNRDARNIPLRVDLSRGDKKWQDEVLMIHQGSCWVVDDVRYMADPVHATGGSLSQMLEQAKK, encoded by the coding sequence ATGAGAAACAATGCGTTTGCGCTCCTGCTCCCAGCGGCGCTGCTGCTCAGCGCCTGTACCACCGTTGAGCCCGTGACAAAGGATAATGGCCCGCGTACCGCACCCTGCATCGAAGGCGGTCCTGACCAGGTCGCCCAGCAGTTTTACGATTTGCGTATCGCGCAGCCTGTCCAGGGGCTGCCCGACAGCAACACCCTGGCAAAATATCGTCCTTATCTGAGTGATGCGCTTTACCATTCGCTGCAGACAGCCAGCAGCAGCACCGCAGACGCACAGTGGCGCAACGGCGATCTCTTCTCCAGCCTCTCACAGGGCCCGACGGCGGCCAGCGTGGCCGACGCCTCCACGATTCCGAACCGCGACGCGCGCAATATTCCGCTGCGGGTCGATCTGAGCCGCGGCGATAAAAAGTGGCAGGATGAGGTGCTGATGATCCATCAGGGCAGTTGCTGGGTCGTGGATGACGTGCGCTACATGGCTGATCCGGTTCACGCCACCGGCGGCAGCCTGAGCCAGATGCTTGAGCAGGCGAAAAAATAA
- a CDS encoding heavy metal-binding domain-containing protein — protein sequence MKFSTTPTLEGHSISEYCGVVTGEAILGANIFRDFFAGIRDVVGGRSGAYEKELRKAREIAFEELEQQAKSLGANAVVGIDIDYETVGKESSMLMVSVTGTAVIIR from the coding sequence ATGAAATTTTCAACAACCCCTACGCTGGAAGGTCACAGCATCAGCGAATATTGCGGTGTGGTCACCGGTGAAGCGATTCTGGGTGCCAACATCTTCCGTGATTTCTTTGCGGGCATCCGCGACGTGGTCGGTGGCCGTTCCGGCGCCTATGAGAAAGAGCTGCGCAAAGCGCGGGAGATCGCCTTTGAGGAGCTGGAGCAACAGGCAAAATCGCTGGGCGCGAACGCGGTGGTCGGTATCGATATCGACTACGAAACGGTCGGCAAAGAGAGCAGCATGCTGATGGTCAGCGTTACCGGAACGGCGGTCATTATCCGTTGA
- a CDS encoding N-acetylmuramoyl-L-alanine amidase — MKRGLLLMLALLLAGCHAGIEPREGYWADQRHPAQGARPRVKVIVVHYTAEDFSSSLATLTDREVSAHYLIPRQPPQRAGKGIVWQLVPEQQLAWHAGPSFWRGATRINDTSIGIELVNRGYRRTLTGLEWQPFTAAQIAALEALLRDITQRYGIAAENIVGHSDIAPQRKQDPGPQFPWQQLAQHGIGAWPDASRVAFYLAGQDPHAAVPAESVLARLQRYGYPASTGMNAREAQKVIAAFQMHFRPADYRGLPDAETAAIAAALLEKYGAAE, encoded by the coding sequence TTGAAACGTGGTCTGCTGCTGATGCTGGCGCTGCTGCTGGCGGGCTGCCACGCCGGAATCGAGCCCCGTGAGGGCTACTGGGCCGATCAGCGTCATCCGGCCCAGGGGGCGCGGCCGCGGGTGAAAGTGATTGTGGTTCACTACACCGCCGAGGATTTCTCCTCATCGCTGGCGACCCTCACCGATCGTGAGGTCAGCGCTCACTATCTGATCCCGCGTCAGCCGCCGCAGCGTGCCGGAAAGGGGATCGTCTGGCAGCTGGTGCCGGAGCAGCAGCTCGCGTGGCATGCCGGTCCCAGCTTCTGGCGCGGGGCCACCCGCATTAATGACACCTCGATTGGCATTGAGCTGGTCAACCGGGGCTATCGCCGCACCCTGACCGGCCTCGAATGGCAGCCGTTTACCGCCGCGCAGATCGCCGCGCTGGAGGCGCTGCTGCGCGACATCACGCAGCGCTACGGCATCGCCGCAGAAAACATTGTCGGTCACAGTGATATTGCGCCGCAGCGCAAGCAGGATCCGGGGCCGCAGTTTCCCTGGCAGCAGCTGGCGCAGCACGGCATCGGTGCCTGGCCCGACGCCAGCCGGGTCGCCTTTTATCTGGCCGGGCAGGATCCGCATGCCGCAGTGCCTGCCGAATCCGTACTGGCGCGCCTGCAACGCTATGGCTATCCGGCTTCCACCGGGATGAACGCGCGTGAGGCGCAGAAGGTGATCGCCGCGTTTCAGATGCACTTCCGGCCTGCAGATTATCGCGGTCTGCCGGATGCAGAAACCGCCGCGATCGCCGCCGCGCTGCTGGAAAAGTATGGCGCGGCGGAGTAG